A section of the Apodemus sylvaticus chromosome 10, mApoSyl1.1, whole genome shotgun sequence genome encodes:
- the Dnase1l2 gene encoding deoxyribonuclease-1-like 2 isoform X4 codes for MVWVGVTPGHSCLQVLCFAMGWPWAPLTAVWALGILRATALRIGAFNVQSFGDNKASDPDCGSVIAQILAGYDIVLVQEVRDPDLSAVSLLMEQINRVSKHEYSFVSSKPLGRDQYKEMYLFVYRKDAVSVVSTYQYPDPEDAFSREPFVVKFSVPSCAAKELVLIPLHAAPHQAVAEIDALYDVYLDVIDKWNTNDMLFLGDFNADCKYVKAHDWPSIRLRSSEVFKWLIPDSADTTVGNSDCAYDRIVVSGAHLRRSLKPQSASVHNFQEEFDLDQSQALAISDHFPVEVTFKPH; via the exons ATGGTATGGGTTGGTGTTACTCCGGGacattcctgtctccaggttttgTGCTTTGCCATGGGTTGGCCCTGGGCCCCACTGACAGCAGTTTGGGCACTGGGGATCCTGCGGGCCACAGCACTGCGCATTGGAGCCTTCAATGTTCAGAGCTTCGGAGATAACAAAGCATCAGATCCAGACTGTGGCAGTGTCATAGCACAG ATCCTGGCTGGCTACGACATCGTCCTGGTGCAAGAGGTGCGAGACCCAGACCTAAGTGCAGTGTCCTTGCTCATGGAGCAAATTAACAG AGTGTCCAAGCACGAGTACAGCTTTGTGAGCAGCAAGCCACTTGGACGTGACCAGTACAAGGAGATGTATCTGTTTGTCTACAG GAAAGATGCAGTGTCAGTGGTGAGCACGTACCAGTACCCAGACCCAGAGGATGCTTTCAGCCGGGAGCCTTTTGTGGTCAAATTCTCAGTTCCTAGCTGTG CCGCCAAGGAGCTAGTGCTGATTCCCCTCCATGCAGCACCACACCAGGCGGTGGCCGAGATCGATGCCCTCTACGATGTGTACCTTGATGTGATTGACAAGTGGAATACCAAT GACATGCTGTTTCTGGGTGACTTTAATGCGGACTGCAAGTACGTGAAGGCGCATGACTGGCCATCCATCCGCCTTCGAAGCAGCGAGGTGTTTAAGTGGCTCATCCCGGACAGTGCAGACACCACAGTGGGCAACTCAGACTGTGCCTATGACCGGATTGTAGTGAGTGGTGCCCATCTACGCAGGAGCCTGAAGCCCCAGTCAGCCTCAGTTCACAATTTTCAGGAGGAATTTGACCTCGATCAGAGccag gCTCTTGCCATCAGCGACCATTTTCCTGTGGAGGTGACTTTCAAGCCTCACTGA
- the Dnase1l2 gene encoding deoxyribonuclease-1-like 2 isoform X1 codes for MVWVGVTPGHSCLQVLCFAMGWPWAPLTAVWALGILRATALRIGAFNVQSFGDNKASDPDCGSVIAQILAGYDIVLVQEVRDPDLSAVSLLMEQINRVSKHEYSFVSSKPLGRDQYKEMYLFVYRKDAVSVVSTYQYPDPEDAFSREPFVVKFSVPSCAAKELVLIPLHAAPHQAVAEIDALYDVYLDVIDKWNTNDMLFLGDFNADCKYVKAHDWPSIRLRSSEVFKWLIPDSADTTVGNSDCAYDRIVVSGAHLRRSLKPQSASVHNFQEEFDLDQSQVSVARTAADTLASPLRRGLTEMLTCREFTLVLVLAKALIAEDP; via the exons ATGGTATGGGTTGGTGTTACTCCGGGacattcctgtctccaggttttgTGCTTTGCCATGGGTTGGCCCTGGGCCCCACTGACAGCAGTTTGGGCACTGGGGATCCTGCGGGCCACAGCACTGCGCATTGGAGCCTTCAATGTTCAGAGCTTCGGAGATAACAAAGCATCAGATCCAGACTGTGGCAGTGTCATAGCACAG ATCCTGGCTGGCTACGACATCGTCCTGGTGCAAGAGGTGCGAGACCCAGACCTAAGTGCAGTGTCCTTGCTCATGGAGCAAATTAACAG AGTGTCCAAGCACGAGTACAGCTTTGTGAGCAGCAAGCCACTTGGACGTGACCAGTACAAGGAGATGTATCTGTTTGTCTACAG GAAAGATGCAGTGTCAGTGGTGAGCACGTACCAGTACCCAGACCCAGAGGATGCTTTCAGCCGGGAGCCTTTTGTGGTCAAATTCTCAGTTCCTAGCTGTG CCGCCAAGGAGCTAGTGCTGATTCCCCTCCATGCAGCACCACACCAGGCGGTGGCCGAGATCGATGCCCTCTACGATGTGTACCTTGATGTGATTGACAAGTGGAATACCAAT GACATGCTGTTTCTGGGTGACTTTAATGCGGACTGCAAGTACGTGAAGGCGCATGACTGGCCATCCATCCGCCTTCGAAGCAGCGAGGTGTTTAAGTGGCTCATCCCGGACAGTGCAGACACCACAGTGGGCAACTCAGACTGTGCCTATGACCGGATTGTAGTGAGTGGTGCCCATCTACGCAGGAGCCTGAAGCCCCAGTCAGCCTCAGTTCACAATTTTCAGGAGGAATTTGACCTCGATCAGAGccaggtgagtgtggctaggacTGCAGCAGACACACTAGCCAGCCCCCTCAGGAGAGGACTCACAGAAATGCTCACTTGCCGTGAGTTTACACTGGTGCTTGTTCTAGCAAAAGCATTAATAGCCGAGGATCCTTAG
- the Dnase1l2 gene encoding deoxyribonuclease-1-like 2 isoform X2: MVWVGVTPGHSCLQVLCFAMGWPWAPLTAVWALGILRATALRIGAFNVQSFGDNKASDPDCGSVIAQILAGYDIVLVQEVRDPDLSAVSLLMEQINRVSKHEYSFVSSKPLGRDQYKEMYLFVYRKDAVSVVSTYQYPDPEDAFSREPFVVKFSVPSCAPHQAVAEIDALYDVYLDVIDKWNTNDMLFLGDFNADCKYVKAHDWPSIRLRSSEVFKWLIPDSADTTVGNSDCAYDRIVVSGAHLRRSLKPQSASVHNFQEEFDLDQSQVSVARTAADTLASPLRRGLTEMLTCREFTLVLVLAKALIAEDP; the protein is encoded by the exons ATGGTATGGGTTGGTGTTACTCCGGGacattcctgtctccaggttttgTGCTTTGCCATGGGTTGGCCCTGGGCCCCACTGACAGCAGTTTGGGCACTGGGGATCCTGCGGGCCACAGCACTGCGCATTGGAGCCTTCAATGTTCAGAGCTTCGGAGATAACAAAGCATCAGATCCAGACTGTGGCAGTGTCATAGCACAG ATCCTGGCTGGCTACGACATCGTCCTGGTGCAAGAGGTGCGAGACCCAGACCTAAGTGCAGTGTCCTTGCTCATGGAGCAAATTAACAG AGTGTCCAAGCACGAGTACAGCTTTGTGAGCAGCAAGCCACTTGGACGTGACCAGTACAAGGAGATGTATCTGTTTGTCTACAG GAAAGATGCAGTGTCAGTGGTGAGCACGTACCAGTACCCAGACCCAGAGGATGCTTTCAGCCGGGAGCCTTTTGTGGTCAAATTCTCAGTTCCTAGCTGTG CACCACACCAGGCGGTGGCCGAGATCGATGCCCTCTACGATGTGTACCTTGATGTGATTGACAAGTGGAATACCAAT GACATGCTGTTTCTGGGTGACTTTAATGCGGACTGCAAGTACGTGAAGGCGCATGACTGGCCATCCATCCGCCTTCGAAGCAGCGAGGTGTTTAAGTGGCTCATCCCGGACAGTGCAGACACCACAGTGGGCAACTCAGACTGTGCCTATGACCGGATTGTAGTGAGTGGTGCCCATCTACGCAGGAGCCTGAAGCCCCAGTCAGCCTCAGTTCACAATTTTCAGGAGGAATTTGACCTCGATCAGAGccaggtgagtgtggctaggacTGCAGCAGACACACTAGCCAGCCCCCTCAGGAGAGGACTCACAGAAATGCTCACTTGCCGTGAGTTTACACTGGTGCTTGTTCTAGCAAAAGCATTAATAGCCGAGGATCCTTAG
- the Dnase1l2 gene encoding deoxyribonuclease-1-like 2 isoform X3, whose protein sequence is MGWPWAPLTAVWALGILRATALRIGAFNVQSFGDNKASDPDCGSVIAQILAGYDIVLVQEVRDPDLSAVSLLMEQINRVSKHEYSFVSSKPLGRDQYKEMYLFVYRKDAVSVVSTYQYPDPEDAFSREPFVVKFSVPSCAAKELVLIPLHAAPHQAVAEIDALYDVYLDVIDKWNTNDMLFLGDFNADCKYVKAHDWPSIRLRSSEVFKWLIPDSADTTVGNSDCAYDRIVVSGAHLRRSLKPQSASVHNFQEEFDLDQSQVSVARTAADTLASPLRRGLTEMLTCREFTLVLVLAKALIAEDP, encoded by the exons ATGGGTTGGCCCTGGGCCCCACTGACAGCAGTTTGGGCACTGGGGATCCTGCGGGCCACAGCACTGCGCATTGGAGCCTTCAATGTTCAGAGCTTCGGAGATAACAAAGCATCAGATCCAGACTGTGGCAGTGTCATAGCACAG ATCCTGGCTGGCTACGACATCGTCCTGGTGCAAGAGGTGCGAGACCCAGACCTAAGTGCAGTGTCCTTGCTCATGGAGCAAATTAACAG AGTGTCCAAGCACGAGTACAGCTTTGTGAGCAGCAAGCCACTTGGACGTGACCAGTACAAGGAGATGTATCTGTTTGTCTACAG GAAAGATGCAGTGTCAGTGGTGAGCACGTACCAGTACCCAGACCCAGAGGATGCTTTCAGCCGGGAGCCTTTTGTGGTCAAATTCTCAGTTCCTAGCTGTG CCGCCAAGGAGCTAGTGCTGATTCCCCTCCATGCAGCACCACACCAGGCGGTGGCCGAGATCGATGCCCTCTACGATGTGTACCTTGATGTGATTGACAAGTGGAATACCAAT GACATGCTGTTTCTGGGTGACTTTAATGCGGACTGCAAGTACGTGAAGGCGCATGACTGGCCATCCATCCGCCTTCGAAGCAGCGAGGTGTTTAAGTGGCTCATCCCGGACAGTGCAGACACCACAGTGGGCAACTCAGACTGTGCCTATGACCGGATTGTAGTGAGTGGTGCCCATCTACGCAGGAGCCTGAAGCCCCAGTCAGCCTCAGTTCACAATTTTCAGGAGGAATTTGACCTCGATCAGAGccaggtgagtgtggctaggacTGCAGCAGACACACTAGCCAGCCCCCTCAGGAGAGGACTCACAGAAATGCTCACTTGCCGTGAGTTTACACTGGTGCTTGTTCTAGCAAAAGCATTAATAGCCGAGGATCCTTAG